The Saccharomyces mikatae IFO 1815 strain IFO1815 genome assembly, chromosome: 11 genome has a segment encoding these proteins:
- the MNN4 gene encoding Mnn4p (similar to Saccharomyces cerevisiae MNN4 (YKL201C) and YJR061W; ancestral locus Anc_1.509), giving the protein MLQSKPSQLHRRFLSGLLRVKRYPLRRILFPLVLLQIIIVTFIWSNPRQHNAFQEGTSYLPHYNDIDSDDNSWYGFLTSSLKNDRKMQFAKTLYENLKFSTDPRWVNEYTLQKDLLIVKMGPQKSKKLESVNDLKFYDFDPRLTWSVVLNHLQNNDANKPEKLPFSWYDWTTFHELNKLISIENTTLPCNFLFQSAFDKESLDAIEKELGEPLFLYERNKYAKKMWYKTARNQDRIKDTKELEKHCSKLFSPNGDGSPKDLKFNTQFRIMELYDKVRAEVFQLQARNYILTSQSPPLSISIIESDNSTYQVPLQTDKSRNLVQSGMLQKYITDNVNSTNKKKKKMNQDVVFNHNSLFQKFVSNHETNSLYKLDIKETDKSTFDKDLVELSFSDFSFDASKRIEELESQKKLDPDNFSAHNENYLKSLKNSIKVSPAMQRKFFYEAGAVKQYKGMGFHRDKRFFNGDTLINDKQEYQARLNSMIRTFQKFTKANGIISWLSHGTLYGYLYNGMAFPWDNDFDLQMPVKHLHWLSQYFNQSLILEDPREGNGRYFLDVSDSLTVRVNGNGKNNIDARFIDVDTGLYIDITGLASTSAPSRDYLNSYIEERLQEEHLDIKNIPESDGETAIFPDKVDDGLVNLATLNITELRDYIDSDENKKHKRISSNNDLKNLLKKELEELPKSGTIENKLNPKQRYFLNDKLKLYNCRNNHFNSFEELSPLINTVFHGVPALIPHRHTYCLQNEYHVPDRYAFDAYKNTAYLPEFRFWFDYNDLKKCSNINSWYPNIPSINSWNPNLLKDISSTKFESKLFDSNKVSEYSFKNLSMDDVRLIYKNIPKAGFIEVFTNLYNSFNVTAYRQKELEIQYCQNLSFIEKKKLLHQLRINVAPKLNSPAKDPFLFAYEKAMWENLSNIMNKTTLEHVTKLVHEEYAGKIIDLSVSLKYRNFSLFNITSDETGNIPDGNTVDYKLPSNVDVNPADFRSSLNLSSNAFLNLNSYGLDLFAPTLSDANRKGIRMFDKDPIVIYEDYAYLKVLEERKKREKKKKEEEEKKKKEEEKKKKEEEEKKKKEEEERKKKEEEEKKKKEEEERKKKEEEEKKKKEEEEKKKKEEEEKKKKEEEEKKKKEEEEKKKEEEEKKKKEEEQNNHNAQN; this is encoded by the coding sequence ATGCTTCAGTCAAAACCATCGCAACTCCATAGACGGTTTTTGTCTGGTTTACTGCGTGTCAAACGCTACCCATTAAGGCGGATTCTGTTCCCACTCGTCCTGCTGCAGATCATCATTGTGACGTTCATCTGGTCGAACCCGCGGCAACATAATGCATTCCAAGAAGGAACAAGCTACTTGCCTCATTACAACGATATCGACAGCGATGACAACTCTTGGTATGGTTTCCTGACTTCGTCCCTAAAAAACGATCGTAAGATGCAGTTCGCCAAGACGTTATACGAGAATCTAAAATTCAGTACCGACCCTAGATGGGTGAATGAATATACACTACAAAAAGATCTGCTCATAGTAAAGATGGGCCCTCAAAAGAGCAAAAAGCTCGAATCTGTCAACGACTTGAAGTTTTATGACTTTGACCCCCGTCTGACGTGGTCCGTTGTGCTGAACCACCTGCAAAATAATGACGCAAATAAGCCGGAGAAACTGCCCTTTTCTTGGTATGATTGGACTACATTCCACGAGCTGAATAAATTGATTTCCATTGAAAACACCACTCTACCTtgcaattttcttttccaatcCGCCTTCGATAAAGAGTCTTTGGATGCCATTGAGAAGGAACTCGGCGAACCTTTGTTCCTATAcgaaagaaacaaatatGCGAAGAAAATGTGGTATAAGACCGCAAGGAACCAGGACAGAATCAAGGACACAAAGGAACTAGAAAAGCATTGTTCTAAGCTGTTTTCCCCAAACGGGGATGGTTCTCCCaaggatttgaaatttaataCGCAGTTCCGGATAATGGAGCTGTATGATAAAGTCAGGGCAgaagtttttcaattgcaGGCAAGAAACTACATCTTAACCAGTCAGTCTCCTCCGCTGTCCATTTCCATCATTGAATCGGACAATTCCACATACCAGGTGCCCTTGCAAACAGATAAGTCTAGGAACTTGGTGCAATCCGGTATGTTGCAGAAGTATATTACTGATAACGTCAATTCTAcgaacaaaaagaagaagaaaatgaaccAGGACGTGGTGTTCAACCACAACAGtctttttcagaaatttgTCTCCAATCATGAAACGAACTCCCTATATAAACTCgatatcaaagaaactGATAAATCTACCTTTGACAAGGATCTGGTAGAATTATCCTTTTCAGATTTTTCGTTTGATGCATCCAAGAGAATTGAAGAGTTGGAGTCACAGAAGAAACTCGATCCAGACAATTTTTCCGCACATAACGAGaactatttgaaaagtttgaaaaactcCATAAAGGTAAGTCCTGCAATGCAAAGAAAGTTCTTTTATGAAGCTGGTGCCGTTAAACAATATAAAGGTATGGGCTTCCACCGTGAcaaaagatttttcaatggtgACACATTGATCAATGACAAGCAAGAATACCAGGCAAGACTGAATTCGATGATTAggacttttcaaaaatttacaaaGGCCAATGGTATCATATCTTGGTTGTCTCATGGTACACTGTATGGCTATCTTTACAATGGGATGGCTTTTCCTTGGGACAATGATTTCGATTTACAAATGCCCGTCAAGCATCTACATTGGCTCAGCCAGTACTTCAATCAATCTTTAATACTGGAAGATCCACGAGAGGGTAATGGTCGTTACTTCCTTGACGTCAGTGACTCTTTGACAGTAAGAGTCAATGGTAACGGtaaaaacaatattgatGCGAGATTCATTGACGTTGACACAGGACTTTATATTGATATCACCGGTTTAGCTAGTACCTCTGCCCCCAGTAGAGATTACTTGAACTCGTACATCGAAGAGCGCTTGCAGGAGGAACATTTGGACATCAAAAATATCCCAGAATCCGATGGTGAAACCGCTATTTTTCCCGATAAAGTGGATGATGGGCTGGTCAATTTGGCTACTCTGAACATCACTGAATTACGTGATTACATTGACAGTGacgaaaataaaaagcATAAAAGGATTTCTTCTAATAATGATCTGAAAAATCTcttgaaaaaggaattggagGAGCTGCCCAAGTCTGGGACCATTGAGAACAAGTTGAACCCGAAGCAAAGATATTTCCTCAATGATAAATTGAAACTCTATAACTGTAGAAACAATCATTTTAACTCCTTTGAAGAATTGTCTCCCTTAATCAATACTGTTTTCCATGGTGTACCCGCGCTGATTCCTCACAGACATACGTACTGTTTGCAGAATGAATACCACGTACCTGATAGATATGCATTTGATGCTTACAAGAATACAGCCTACTTGCCCGAATTCAGGTTTTGGTTTGATTACaatgacttgaaaaaatgcagTAACATTAATTCGTGGTATCCAAATATCCCCAGCATCAATTCATGGAATCCAAACCTCTTGAAAGATATCTCTTCTACAAAATTTGAGTCTAAACTTTTCGATTCCAACAAGGTCTCTGAgtattctttcaaaaacctGTCCATGGACGACGTTCGCTTAatttataaaaatatcCCAAAAGCTGGCTTTATCGAGGTATTTACTAATTTGTACAATTCTTTTAACGTCACGGCCTATAGGCAGAAGGAATTGGAAATTCAGTATTGTCAAAACTTGTCATTTattgagaagaaaaagctaTTACATCAATTACGCATTAATGTTGCTCCCAAGCTAAATTCGCCCGCCAAAGATCCCTTCCTTTTCGCTTATGAAAAGGCCATGTGggaaaatttatcaaatatCATGAACAAGACTACATTAGAACATGTTACTAAGTTAGTTCATGAAGAATATGCTGGAAAGATAATCGATTTGTCTGTCAGTCTAAAATATAGGAATTTCTCACTTTTCAATATCACTTCTGATGAAACTGGGAATATTCCAGATGGCAATACAGTTGATTATAAACTTCCTAGCAATGTTGATGTAAATCCTGCGGATTTTAGATCGAGTCTGAACTTGAGTAGTAACGcctttttgaatttgaattcCTACGGTTTAGATCTTTTTGCGCCTACTTTATCCGATGCTAATAGGAAAGGTATTAGAATGTTTGATAAGGATCCAATTGTTATATACGAGGACTATGCGTATCTAAAAGTgcttgaagaaagaaagaagagggaaaagaagaagaaagaagaggaagagaagaagaaaaaggaagaagagaagaagaagaaagaagaggaagagaagaagaagaaagaagaagaagagaggaaaaagaaagaggaggaagagaagaagaagaaagaagaggaagagaggaagaagaaagaagaggaagagaagaagaagaaagaagaggaagaaaagaagaagaaagaagaggaagagaagaagaagaaagaagaggaagaaaagaagaagaaggaagaggaagagaagaagaaggaagaggaagaaaagaagaagaaggaagagGAACAGAATAATCATAATGCACAAAACTAA